One genomic window of Thermococcus indicus includes the following:
- a CDS encoding biotin--[acetyl-CoA-carboxylase] ligase, protein MPEPDSKLIGRKIIRLPEVDSTNEYAKRIVQDVPEGTVVVAKRQTAGRGRKGRSWTSPEGGLWMSIILKPPRVDPRLVFVGALAVVDTLADFGIESGIKWPNDVWAGGRKISGILTEGKAGEYSILGIGLNVNNAIPEELRENAVSMMQFTGRELPLDAVLERLLFHLEGWYRVFLERPDLLMAKVRERAFILGKAVTVTEGDEKISGMALDILDDGSLLMSIDGQLRRILYGDVSLRFF, encoded by the coding sequence ATGCCAGAACCGGACAGTAAGCTTATCGGTCGTAAAATAATCCGCCTGCCTGAGGTTGACTCCACCAACGAGTACGCGAAGCGAATAGTGCAGGATGTCCCGGAGGGAACGGTTGTCGTGGCGAAGCGGCAGACCGCCGGAAGGGGCAGGAAGGGCCGCTCCTGGACCTCCCCCGAGGGCGGTCTCTGGATGAGCATTATTCTCAAGCCCCCCAGGGTCGATCCAAGGCTCGTCTTCGTCGGGGCGCTGGCGGTCGTCGATACGCTCGCGGACTTCGGAATAGAGTCCGGGATAAAGTGGCCCAACGACGTGTGGGCTGGTGGCAGGAAGATATCGGGAATACTGACCGAGGGAAAGGCCGGGGAGTACAGCATACTGGGAATCGGCCTCAACGTGAACAACGCCATCCCAGAGGAGCTCAGGGAAAACGCTGTGTCGATGATGCAGTTTACCGGCAGGGAGCTGCCGCTCGACGCCGTTCTTGAGAGGCTCCTGTTCCACCTGGAGGGATGGTATAGGGTTTTCCTCGAGAGGCCGGACCTGCTGATGGCGAAGGTTCGCGAGAGGGCGTTCATACTGGGGAAGGCCGTCACCGTAACCGAAGGTGATGAGAAAATCTCTGGCATGGCACTGGACATACTGGACGATGGCTCATTACTCATGAGCATTGACGGACAGTTAAGGAGGATCCTGTATGGGGACGTTTCGCTGAGGTTCTTCTAG
- the fba gene encoding class I fructose-bisphosphate aldolase encodes MDAYQNVGIRRRMKRFFRRDGRALIFAMDHGFEHGPTDFEEHWEHVNPRIIIKKVMRAGIDGVMMLPGLARIAGNDVKPDRGLMIKLTSKTNLRPKDDQLLQSQLGYVEDAVKLGADAIAATVYWGSPQEDAMMRQFAEIASYAHDLGFPVVQFAYPRGPYINEKYGKKEDYRVVMYGARAAVESGADMIKTYWTGSRETFAKVVDAAAGVPVLLSGGAKTDNPVDFLKLVWDVIEAGGAGAVVGRNIFQREDPEPFIKALLRVVHRNEDPEEAAKAEGLL; translated from the coding sequence ATGGATGCATACCAGAACGTGGGTATAAGGAGGAGGATGAAGCGCTTCTTCAGGAGGGACGGGAGGGCCCTCATCTTCGCCATGGATCACGGCTTCGAGCACGGGCCGACGGACTTCGAGGAGCACTGGGAGCACGTTAACCCGAGGATTATCATAAAGAAGGTCATGAGGGCCGGAATCGACGGCGTCATGATGCTCCCGGGGCTCGCGAGAATAGCCGGCAACGACGTGAAGCCCGACAGAGGTTTGATGATAAAGCTCACCAGCAAGACGAACCTCCGCCCGAAGGACGACCAGCTCCTTCAGAGCCAGCTTGGCTACGTCGAGGATGCGGTGAAGCTCGGCGCCGACGCTATCGCTGCCACCGTTTACTGGGGTTCCCCACAGGAAGATGCCATGATGCGTCAGTTCGCGGAGATAGCGAGCTACGCCCACGACCTCGGCTTCCCGGTCGTCCAGTTCGCCTACCCGCGCGGGCCCTACATAAACGAGAAGTACGGTAAAAAGGAGGACTACCGCGTCGTCATGTACGGTGCCAGGGCCGCGGTCGAGAGCGGCGCGGACATGATAAAGACCTACTGGACCGGCTCGAGGGAGACCTTCGCCAAGGTCGTTGATGCCGCCGCAGGAGTTCCTGTCCTGCTGAGCGGCGGGGCGAAGACCGATAACCCCGTGGACTTCCTCAAGCTCGTCTGGGATGTTATAGAGGCCGGCGGAGCCGGAGCAGTCGTTGGAAGAAACATCTTCCAGCGTGAAGACCCGGAGCCGTTTATAAAGGCACTCCTCCGCGTCGTCCACCGCAACGAGGACCCTGAGGAAGCGGCGAAAGCTGAGGGGCTCCTCTGA
- a CDS encoding pyruvate/oxaloacetate carboxyltransferase, giving the protein MSRVEIIDTTFRDAHQSLIATRLITDDMLAVAEKMDKIGFYSMEVWGGATFDVCIRYLREDPWERLRLLREHIRKTKLQMLLRGQNVVGYRHYPDDVVEKFVELAHRNGIDIFRIFDALNDVRNMEVAIRKAKEVGAEVQGAIAYTTGKVFTLEYYMKKVEELLALDVDVITIKDMAALLTPWKAYELVSEIKERYGVPVNVHTHSTTGMAVATYLKAVEAGADYIDTAISPLAFGTAQPGIQTIWHALPEAVGSHLDRELIHEVSRYLKRLLDEKYSGMLHREALMVNPYVLKYQVPGGMYSNLISQLGEMKALDRLQEVLEEIPRVREDLGWPPLVTPTSQIVGTQAVLNVLFGRYERITEEVKNYIKGLYGRPPGEINPELRAKVLGEEEPITVRPGELLAPALEKCRKELEELGYLEREEDVLTYCLFPQIAREFFRARKEGRKKPELPPTVQRFKVYVDGVEFEVGVEGIDLSALRYLPQIAGASTPPSAPKTATAPVPIPTAVPAPASVAPVSTPAPAGEGLVTAPMPGKILRILVKEGDSVKTGQGLVVLEAMKMENEIPAPKDGVVKKILVKEGDTVDTGQPLIELR; this is encoded by the coding sequence ATGAGCAGGGTTGAGATAATAGATACAACGTTTAGGGACGCTCACCAGTCCCTCATAGCGACGCGACTCATAACTGACGACATGCTGGCAGTAGCCGAGAAGATGGATAAAATCGGCTTCTACTCCATGGAGGTCTGGGGAGGAGCTACCTTCGACGTCTGCATCCGCTACCTCCGGGAGGATCCCTGGGAGAGGCTGAGGCTCCTCAGAGAGCACATAAGGAAGACGAAGCTTCAGATGCTCCTCCGCGGGCAGAACGTCGTCGGCTACCGCCACTATCCGGACGACGTGGTCGAAAAATTCGTCGAGCTGGCCCACAGGAACGGAATAGACATCTTCAGAATATTCGATGCCCTAAACGACGTCAGGAACATGGAGGTGGCGATAAGGAAGGCGAAAGAAGTTGGCGCAGAGGTTCAGGGTGCGATAGCCTACACGACGGGCAAGGTGTTCACGCTCGAGTACTACATGAAGAAGGTGGAAGAACTGCTCGCCCTGGACGTTGATGTCATCACCATCAAGGACATGGCGGCCCTGCTGACGCCCTGGAAGGCCTATGAGCTGGTGAGCGAGATAAAGGAACGCTACGGTGTTCCCGTAAACGTTCACACCCATTCCACCACCGGAATGGCCGTCGCAACGTACCTCAAGGCCGTCGAGGCCGGGGCGGACTACATAGACACCGCGATAAGTCCACTCGCCTTTGGAACGGCTCAACCGGGCATACAGACCATCTGGCACGCCCTGCCGGAAGCGGTTGGGAGCCACCTCGACAGGGAGCTCATCCACGAGGTTTCGAGGTACCTGAAGAGGCTCCTAGACGAGAAATACTCAGGAATGCTCCACAGGGAGGCCCTCATGGTGAACCCCTACGTTCTGAAGTACCAGGTTCCCGGCGGGATGTACTCCAACCTCATAAGCCAGCTCGGCGAGATGAAAGCTTTAGACCGGCTCCAGGAGGTTCTGGAGGAGATACCGCGCGTCAGGGAAGACCTTGGATGGCCGCCGCTGGTGACGCCGACCAGCCAGATAGTCGGAACGCAGGCGGTTCTCAACGTCCTCTTTGGAAGGTACGAGAGAATAACCGAGGAGGTCAAGAACTACATCAAGGGACTCTACGGAAGGCCGCCGGGGGAGATAAACCCCGAGCTGCGGGCAAAGGTCCTGGGGGAGGAGGAACCCATAACCGTAAGACCTGGAGAGTTGCTCGCACCCGCGCTGGAGAAATGCAGAAAGGAGCTTGAGGAGCTGGGCTACCTGGAGAGGGAGGAGGATGTTCTGACCTACTGCCTCTTCCCGCAGATAGCCAGGGAGTTCTTCAGGGCCAGGAAGGAGGGCAGGAAGAAGCCTGAGCTGCCGCCCACGGTTCAGAGGTTCAAGGTCTACGTGGACGGCGTCGAATTCGAGGTCGGCGTTGAGGGCATCGACCTGAGTGCCCTCAGGTACCTGCCCCAGATAGCGGGGGCTTCGACTCCACCCAGTGCTCCGAAAACAGCCACTGCCCCTGTACCCATCCCCACGGCGGTCCCTGCTCCGGCTTCGGTTGCTCCTGTCTCGACTCCCGCTCCTGCCGGTGAGGGCCTTGTTACTGCCCCAATGCCCGGCAAGATTTTGAGAATACTCGTCAAGGAGGGAGACTCGGTCAAAACCGGTCAGGGGTTGGTCGTCCTCGAGGCAATGAAGATGGAGAACGAGATTCCCGCCCCAAAGGATGGAGTAGTCAAAAAAATCCTAGTCAAAGAAGGCGACACAGTAGACACCGGACAACCACTCATAGAGCTAAGGTGA
- a CDS encoding bifunctional RecB family nuclease/DEAD/DEAH box helicase yields MGRADFIVAVPENERFTFYVLEAKFTKEEKLFHRFQAIIYAYLLNQVLDGLKIDGEIKLAVVTKGAPLTEWPPTGTLSFPQEVEEYILTLENKLGEDGPFYAMLNSEKADLWLTMRCAECPFEPVCIAKAVERRDLGLLGIQPGYQKVFREAGVKTINDLADLYEFPVDKKGRSWPTNFKRPITKKPEVVAHIVGKTELSNLPKLSKMAQVIKKEIERKTNDVRPEFIPGTGYSLPVENGYFYPENSLVRVYLFVQHNPIHDTLIGISGVVENSDSKRIRVLAEVADEIPEGEEEALKMERNLLVKFFTEVLYAIIDVAPNLEGQYYRDPYARNKKGEPAFMVGSRDDVFLHLYFYSRFHRDKLMEAVKRHREVYGMNAIRSFLSLRKAIDQEGYSIIKDELIKRHALRFPPGLGIIPVVHQFQLNWGEAPEEYQGNAPSCSHGGWFRWNGLEEKFEDLFRFLVEKDENGRLILFKEDNSCPLYNIGKHSFGGYGRIPPLYPIFHREDEQVPLYVIWNAFTKNKQEELKHLLKYLALAVRHIERSIPESTKDRFVKKTPFSLQDLVDFNIENVSLAEVLEEYQKLEYSKRKEELQTHHRLPLSVRVLSGRSIVIKISKVEKDKGRKIKIIGHVVLPPTDDEGIWRDYASSEAPLFSLDESSWVVITPIKNECKKEGGMCLRLVITDKKDPAFEISRSPLAVINRFDRKTGEVELSFLPLRQHGPFLLSHSFPKNDYSGIQINGETISGGSYLAIDPAMDDLNMNRAYTVLEEILKGSRHHYLYKKLQDIYSSERFTHGDIKKYRIHLWEREHIEEFVNLLENVGKVSDGVHAPNSSQKGFILDIDHFLVSLQGPPGTGKTSGAVAPAILARAYSSIKQKKNSVFIVTGVSHRAIDEALIRTAKLRLALRSHAKELGNIELIRVASSGDALPQIENNLRAENFMPEEYNVALTYAEGNKIRELLSSTRLDGWLSQTGRVKVIFATPGTIFKLFKDLTKFPPMAELVVIDEASMMDLPMFIMATMGAKDSSQVLIVGDHRQMQPIQTHNWEVEDRKTIEEHVPFLSAINFLRFLRGELDPEEHKEFEKLLYRNPPLWESKEVMENLLPIHRLRETHRLPQIAAEMHSELIYSKDGIELVSKKRGDKKRQLMQVVTNLKVPEWVRWILHPEYPYVIIEHNDTSSTKVNELEAKIVSEIVKAIPRGLDVGVVVPYRAHKALIYRKFRDLGREVLVDTIERFQGGEKDVIIISMASSDPTYLATVFDFIYDQNRFNVAASRMREKLILIASKSLFTASAFDLEQFEKVKVWKRFYLRVKKSGETSPMLDFRAIEDIPIRVSLYRLREWK; encoded by the coding sequence GTGGGAAGGGCAGACTTCATTGTGGCGGTTCCAGAAAACGAACGTTTCACCTTTTACGTTTTGGAGGCCAAATTCACAAAAGAGGAGAAGCTTTTCCATAGATTCCAAGCGATAATTTACGCTTATCTCCTGAATCAGGTTTTAGACGGCCTCAAAATCGATGGAGAAATAAAGTTGGCGGTTGTAACCAAGGGAGCCCCACTAACTGAGTGGCCACCGACGGGAACCCTGAGCTTTCCCCAGGAGGTAGAGGAGTACATTTTAACCCTAGAGAACAAGCTGGGAGAAGACGGCCCGTTTTATGCCATGTTGAACTCAGAAAAAGCCGACCTCTGGCTTACAATGAGGTGCGCTGAGTGTCCATTCGAACCCGTCTGCATAGCTAAAGCCGTTGAGAGAAGAGACTTGGGGCTTCTTGGAATTCAGCCGGGCTATCAAAAAGTTTTCAGAGAGGCGGGAGTCAAAACCATTAATGACCTTGCCGATCTCTACGAGTTTCCCGTTGATAAGAAGGGTCGTTCATGGCCCACTAATTTCAAACGTCCCATAACCAAAAAACCTGAGGTAGTTGCCCACATAGTTGGAAAGACTGAACTCAGCAATCTTCCTAAGCTTTCTAAGATGGCTCAGGTAATAAAAAAGGAGATTGAGAGAAAAACAAATGACGTCAGACCCGAATTTATCCCCGGAACTGGCTACAGCTTGCCTGTAGAGAATGGATATTTTTACCCAGAGAACTCGCTTGTCAGGGTTTATCTCTTTGTTCAGCACAATCCGATACACGACACTCTGATTGGAATATCCGGCGTTGTGGAGAACTCCGATTCCAAGCGGATAAGAGTCTTGGCCGAAGTCGCTGATGAAATTCCAGAGGGAGAAGAAGAGGCCCTCAAAATGGAGAGGAACCTCCTAGTGAAATTTTTCACAGAAGTCCTCTATGCCATCATAGATGTTGCGCCAAACTTAGAGGGACAATATTATCGTGACCCTTACGCGAGAAACAAGAAGGGGGAACCCGCTTTCATGGTGGGTTCACGTGACGATGTGTTTCTCCACCTGTACTTTTACAGTAGATTTCACAGAGACAAGCTAATGGAGGCAGTGAAACGTCATAGGGAAGTCTACGGTATGAATGCCATCCGCTCATTTCTGAGTCTCCGGAAGGCGATTGACCAAGAAGGATATTCAATTATCAAGGATGAACTGATAAAGCGTCATGCCCTTAGGTTCCCTCCGGGACTGGGGATAATTCCTGTGGTTCACCAATTTCAGCTTAACTGGGGGGAGGCTCCAGAAGAGTACCAGGGCAATGCACCCAGTTGTTCACATGGGGGTTGGTTTAGATGGAATGGGTTAGAAGAAAAGTTTGAGGACCTTTTCAGGTTCCTCGTTGAGAAGGATGAAAATGGCCGGTTGATACTGTTTAAGGAAGATAACTCGTGTCCCCTGTACAACATAGGAAAACACTCATTTGGGGGATATGGAAGGATTCCACCCCTTTATCCTATCTTCCATAGGGAAGACGAGCAAGTGCCGCTTTACGTGATATGGAATGCATTTACCAAGAACAAACAGGAGGAGCTGAAACATCTACTCAAGTACTTAGCGCTTGCCGTTAGGCATATTGAGCGTTCAATACCTGAAAGCACAAAGGACAGGTTTGTTAAAAAAACTCCGTTTAGCCTCCAGGACCTCGTCGATTTTAACATAGAGAATGTCAGTCTGGCGGAGGTTCTTGAAGAATACCAGAAACTCGAGTACAGCAAAAGGAAAGAGGAACTCCAAACTCACCACCGGCTTCCTCTCTCAGTTCGCGTGTTGAGTGGACGTAGCATAGTGATTAAGATCTCTAAGGTGGAAAAAGATAAGGGCAGGAAGATAAAAATAATCGGGCATGTAGTCCTTCCGCCAACCGACGATGAAGGTATCTGGAGGGATTATGCCTCATCAGAAGCCCCGTTGTTTAGTTTAGATGAATCCTCATGGGTTGTCATTACCCCCATCAAAAACGAATGTAAAAAAGAAGGGGGCATGTGTCTCAGGCTCGTAATAACAGACAAGAAAGATCCAGCTTTTGAAATATCAAGATCCCCTCTTGCGGTGATCAATAGGTTTGATAGAAAAACAGGGGAGGTTGAACTTTCCTTCCTTCCCCTTCGTCAGCATGGGCCGTTTTTGTTAAGCCACTCCTTCCCGAAAAATGACTATTCCGGAATTCAGATTAATGGTGAAACGATTTCAGGTGGGAGTTATTTAGCCATCGACCCCGCTATGGATGATCTTAACATGAACCGGGCCTACACGGTTCTCGAAGAAATCCTCAAGGGTTCACGTCATCATTATCTCTACAAAAAACTGCAGGACATCTATTCATCAGAGAGGTTTACCCATGGGGACATTAAGAAATACCGGATACATCTGTGGGAGAGAGAACACATTGAAGAGTTCGTGAATCTCCTCGAAAATGTTGGCAAAGTAAGCGATGGGGTCCATGCTCCAAACTCCAGCCAGAAGGGTTTTATTCTTGACATTGACCACTTCTTGGTGAGTCTCCAGGGGCCGCCTGGGACAGGCAAGACTTCGGGGGCTGTTGCGCCCGCGATACTGGCTAGGGCGTATTCTTCAATAAAGCAGAAAAAGAACTCGGTTTTCATCGTCACTGGAGTTTCTCACAGAGCCATTGATGAAGCACTTATTAGAACCGCCAAATTGCGTTTAGCTCTTAGATCCCATGCCAAAGAGCTTGGAAATATTGAGCTCATTAGGGTGGCCAGTAGTGGAGATGCTCTCCCTCAAATAGAAAATAACTTAAGGGCAGAGAACTTCATGCCCGAGGAGTACAATGTCGCTCTAACGTACGCTGAAGGAAATAAGATTCGAGAATTGCTTTCCTCCACTCGGCTTGATGGGTGGTTGTCTCAAACAGGTCGTGTAAAGGTTATCTTCGCAACCCCCGGAACGATTTTCAAGCTATTCAAGGATTTGACTAAGTTCCCACCAATGGCTGAGCTTGTGGTTATTGACGAAGCTAGTATGATGGACCTTCCAATGTTCATAATGGCAACTATGGGTGCTAAAGATAGTTCACAGGTTCTTATTGTAGGTGACCACAGGCAAATGCAGCCGATCCAGACTCATAACTGGGAGGTTGAGGACAGAAAGACAATTGAGGAACACGTTCCATTTCTATCAGCAATAAACTTCTTGAGGTTCTTGCGTGGGGAGCTTGATCCAGAGGAGCACAAGGAGTTCGAAAAGCTCCTTTATCGGAATCCTCCCCTGTGGGAGAGCAAAGAAGTAATGGAGAATTTACTTCCCATTCACCGGTTAAGAGAGACCCATCGTTTACCTCAGATTGCTGCGGAGATGCATTCTGAGCTTATCTACAGCAAGGACGGGATTGAGTTGGTAAGTAAGAAGAGAGGAGATAAGAAAAGACAATTGATGCAAGTTGTGACTAATCTTAAAGTTCCAGAGTGGGTAAGGTGGATTCTTCATCCTGAGTACCCCTATGTCATTATTGAGCACAATGATACTTCTTCCACAAAGGTCAATGAACTCGAGGCAAAAATAGTCTCTGAAATAGTTAAAGCCATTCCAAGGGGGTTGGATGTTGGTGTAGTCGTCCCATATCGGGCTCATAAGGCGTTAATTTACAGGAAATTTAGGGATTTGGGTAGGGAAGTGTTAGTTGATACCATCGAGAGGTTTCAGGGCGGTGAGAAGGATGTCATCATAATATCCATGGCATCGAGTGACCCCACTTATTTAGCAACGGTTTTCGATTTTATTTATGACCAGAATCGGTTTAACGTGGCCGCCAGTAGGATGAGGGAGAAGCTGATATTGATTGCATCGAAGAGTCTCTTCACGGCGTCAGCCTTTGACTTGGAGCAGTTTGAGAAGGTCAAGGTTTGGAAACGGTTTTATTTACGGGTTAAGAAATCCGGGGAAACAAGTCCAATGTTGGATTTCAGAGCAATTGAAGATATCCCTATACGAGTCAGCTTATATAGGCTAAGAGAGTGGAAATAA
- a CDS encoding exodeoxyribonuclease VII small subunit: MKRVFAVIFAAILLTSVVGPNFALAGDATPVVYKQDFTFKIVLLPNGSANITMTSIWLGPKEEIDKQIEKILNETQNGNMTMEEAIEKFEQEQLARYIQGLTRAGVKLVNESMKSYGIEEGNNITLVFNAIALDYARYYSYDHYWELWIDPTRGYGSMMVPDTGFPFGVEANNTFIVVLPPNATLLSYPKPFVKQYNQSRFAVESSAEGDTVIVRSRIYLEPWLTPDGFKSLFGDYGDYYIRYKTPYEGVEHYEKSVTNEYVTIDVYSNGTVRLHMKDEYVEPLRDVIARKAEIVSYGVQNVTEYILRTYSLALGYQGAIVDGGKVTILGLNETTAPLVIDAEYMLRNFTKYENGSYVYTFDPTMGMAQSLQDRSEYEVNNTLHLTLNLTDGGEFIEVPDNISTEVKGNRFTMTVVRRGNTLEIVSNVYIRYGAQPEDVKELLANRTSATVRYTLAAEESNGGMSDTGKMAAVIVAALIVVLAVAFWKRR; this comes from the coding sequence ATGAAAAGAGTCTTTGCGGTTATTTTTGCGGCGATTCTTCTGACGTCTGTCGTTGGCCCGAACTTCGCGCTTGCCGGGGATGCGACCCCCGTGGTCTACAAGCAGGACTTCACGTTCAAAATAGTCCTCCTGCCCAACGGCAGCGCCAACATCACCATGACGAGCATCTGGCTGGGGCCGAAGGAGGAGATCGATAAGCAGATAGAGAAGATTCTCAACGAGACCCAGAACGGCAACATGACGATGGAGGAGGCCATAGAGAAGTTCGAGCAGGAGCAGCTCGCCCGGTACATCCAGGGGCTCACCCGGGCAGGGGTAAAGCTGGTGAACGAGAGCATGAAGTCCTACGGCATAGAGGAGGGCAACAACATAACCCTCGTCTTCAACGCGATAGCCCTCGACTACGCCAGGTACTACTCGTATGACCACTACTGGGAGCTCTGGATCGACCCGACTCGGGGATACGGCTCCATGATGGTTCCAGATACCGGGTTCCCCTTTGGAGTCGAGGCCAACAACACGTTTATAGTTGTTCTCCCGCCCAACGCGACTTTGCTCAGCTACCCCAAACCCTTCGTCAAGCAGTACAACCAGAGCAGGTTCGCGGTCGAGTCGAGTGCTGAAGGCGATACCGTCATCGTTCGCTCCCGCATATACCTCGAGCCCTGGCTGACCCCGGACGGTTTTAAGTCTCTCTTTGGGGACTACGGGGACTACTACATCCGCTACAAGACCCCCTACGAGGGAGTCGAGCACTACGAGAAGAGCGTAACCAACGAGTACGTTACCATTGACGTGTACTCCAACGGCACCGTCAGGCTGCACATGAAGGACGAATACGTGGAGCCCCTCAGGGACGTCATCGCCAGAAAGGCCGAGATAGTGTCGTACGGAGTTCAGAACGTTACTGAGTACATACTCAGGACTTACTCCCTTGCGCTCGGCTACCAGGGTGCCATAGTGGACGGTGGTAAGGTCACCATCCTCGGACTCAACGAGACAACCGCGCCCCTTGTCATCGACGCAGAGTACATGCTGAGGAACTTCACCAAGTACGAGAACGGGTCGTACGTCTACACCTTTGATCCAACAATGGGAATGGCCCAGAGTCTCCAGGACAGGAGCGAGTACGAGGTAAACAACACCCTGCACCTCACCCTCAACCTGACCGACGGCGGGGAGTTCATCGAGGTGCCCGACAACATCAGCACCGAGGTCAAGGGCAACCGCTTTACCATGACCGTTGTCCGCAGGGGAAACACCCTGGAGATTGTCTCCAACGTTTACATCCGCTACGGCGCCCAGCCGGAGGACGTGAAGGAGCTTTTGGCCAACCGCACCAGCGCAACGGTAAGGTACACCCTGGCGGCTGAGGAATCAAACGGGGGAATGAGCGACACAGGGAAGATGGCCGCGGTCATCGTCGCGGCGCTTATCGTGGTTCTGGCGGTGGCCTTCTGGAAGAGGCGCTGA
- a CDS encoding dicarboxylate/amino acid:cation symporter produces MGKGLLRRYLDYPVLWKILWGLILGAVFGLVAAHFGWQDAVETYIKPFGDLFVRLLKMLVMPIVLASLVVGASSISPARLGRVGVKIVVYYLFTSAFAVFFGLLMGNLFHVGSGVDLGTGAGKAIEAQPPSLVDTLLNIVPTNPFESLSSGAVLQTIFFAIVLGIALTYLINREDERLRTAGTTLLRAFDGLAEAMYLIVGGVMQYAPIGVFALIAYVMAIQGTKVIGPLTTVVLAVYVGLVLQILLVYAVLLKIFGIDPVKFLKRAKDAMLTAFVTRSSSGTLPVTMRVAEEGMGIDRGIFSFTLPLGATINMDGTALYQGVTVLFVAYAIGQPLSLSQQLVVVLTAVLASIGTAGVPGAGAIMLAMVLQSVGLDLTAGSPVALAYAMILGIDAILDMGRTMVNVTGDLAGTTIVAKTEGELDESKWKG; encoded by the coding sequence GTGGGAAAGGGACTTCTGAGGAGGTATCTGGACTACCCGGTTCTCTGGAAGATACTCTGGGGCCTCATTCTGGGCGCAGTGTTCGGTCTGGTGGCGGCCCACTTCGGCTGGCAGGACGCGGTTGAGACGTACATAAAGCCCTTCGGCGACCTCTTCGTCAGGCTCCTGAAGATGCTCGTCATGCCGATAGTCCTCGCGTCCCTTGTGGTGGGTGCATCAAGCATCAGCCCCGCCAGGTTGGGCCGCGTGGGCGTCAAGATCGTCGTTTACTACCTGTTTACCTCGGCGTTTGCGGTGTTCTTCGGCCTGCTCATGGGCAACCTCTTCCATGTGGGGAGCGGGGTTGACCTTGGAACCGGCGCCGGCAAGGCCATCGAGGCCCAGCCGCCGTCCCTGGTTGACACTCTCCTGAACATAGTGCCGACAAACCCCTTTGAGTCGCTCTCCAGCGGTGCGGTTCTTCAGACGATATTCTTTGCGATAGTCCTTGGGATAGCCCTCACGTACCTCATCAACAGGGAGGACGAGAGACTCAGGACGGCAGGAACGACACTTCTCAGGGCCTTTGACGGCCTTGCCGAGGCGATGTACCTCATAGTTGGCGGTGTCATGCAGTACGCACCGATAGGCGTCTTCGCGCTCATAGCCTACGTCATGGCAATCCAGGGTACGAAGGTCATCGGGCCGCTGACAACGGTCGTTCTGGCGGTTTACGTCGGTTTGGTCCTTCAGATACTGCTTGTTTATGCCGTTCTGCTCAAAATCTTTGGTATCGACCCGGTGAAGTTCCTCAAAAGGGCAAAGGACGCCATGCTGACGGCCTTCGTCACGAGGAGCTCCAGCGGAACGCTGCCGGTCACGATGCGCGTTGCGGAGGAGGGGATGGGCATCGACAGGGGAATATTCTCCTTCACGCTGCCCCTCGGTGCGACGATAAACATGGACGGAACCGCGCTCTACCAGGGGGTTACGGTCCTGTTCGTCGCATACGCCATCGGCCAGCCGCTTTCACTGAGCCAGCAGCTCGTGGTTGTTCTCACGGCGGTTCTGGCCTCGATAGGAACTGCAGGAGTTCCCGGAGCTGGGGCGATAATGCTCGCCATGGTCCTCCAGAGCGTTGGCCTCGACCTCACTGCCGGAAGTCCGGTAGCCCTCGCCTACGCCATGATACTCGGCATTGACGCCATCCTGGACATGGGCAGGACGATGGTGAACGTCACCGGCGACCTCGCGGGAACAACGATAGTTGCCAAGACCGAGGGAGAGCTGGACGAGTCGAAGTGGAAGGGCTGA
- a CDS encoding alanyl-tRNA editing protein — protein MTRKLYYEDAYLREAKAKVLEVKENALLLDQTVFYPTGGGQPHDRGTINGVEVLDVYKDDAGNVWHVVAEPEKFKPGDEVELKIDWDYRYRLMRIHSAMHLLEHVLNEVLPGEWELYGSGMSVQKGRYDITYPENVNQWKEQIIETFNRLVDEGGEMKIWWEGETRYTQIRDFEVIPCGGTHVRDIREIGHLRKFKRSSLGKGKQRLEIWLE, from the coding sequence GTGACCCGCAAGCTCTACTACGAGGATGCCTACCTGAGGGAAGCGAAGGCGAAGGTTCTTGAGGTTAAAGAGAACGCCCTCCTCCTCGACCAGACGGTATTCTACCCAACCGGCGGCGGCCAGCCCCACGACAGGGGAACCATAAATGGCGTTGAGGTTCTGGACGTCTATAAGGACGATGCCGGCAACGTCTGGCACGTGGTAGCCGAACCCGAGAAGTTCAAGCCCGGCGACGAGGTTGAGCTTAAAATCGACTGGGACTACCGCTACAGGCTCATGAGGATCCACAGCGCGATGCATCTCCTGGAGCACGTGCTGAACGAGGTTCTCCCCGGCGAGTGGGAGCTCTACGGCAGTGGCATGAGCGTCCAGAAGGGCCGCTACGACATAACCTACCCGGAGAACGTGAACCAGTGGAAGGAGCAGATTATAGAAACCTTCAACAGGCTCGTTGACGAGGGCGGCGAGATGAAGATATGGTGGGAGGGCGAAACGCGCTACACCCAGATAAGGGACTTTGAGGTAATCCCCTGCGGAGGAACGCACGTGAGGGACATAAGGGAGATAGGCCACCTCAGGAAGTTCAAGCGCTCCAGCCTCGGAAAGGGGAAGCAGAGGCTGGAGATATGGCTTGAGTAA